Proteins encoded in a region of the Mercenaria mercenaria strain notata chromosome 1, MADL_Memer_1, whole genome shotgun sequence genome:
- the LOC123525423 gene encoding BRISC and BRCA1-A complex member 2-like → MHENEILTLISPKISHQILQLLQDGYFGICGGKTKITDLNTSCTTLTAQNPGNCDRFKVVIPFAGQTITWEVLFDCNYPESPPDFIFGSEDLDFFPDIYSLKSLVEWDYKDPSCLGRVIEELLYQYRKYQENIINGTHRLKFEYSSLVEDTDIKSEDVEIHVSRTENRMGPINFLMKLHVDFGRIPAYIVKLDPGEDAALLLVSFNSPEGTRITPQLYLSPRVERALGGSANLRIPGFPVGSCLSEYVPDVTLLLKNKVDQVVKNYEKRKEYIAAFLSMFGRSVLEYDAEGFTKISFLFEWHDFFFIISIELPAYFPKDQPYLTFQSVYHENKGKPYFETHQDDYPYSPRWSGLEMADRTRTFILDNIGAFQRQSVNVCVT, encoded by the exons atgcacgaaaacgaaatacttacacttatttctCCAAAAATAAGCCATCAAATATTACAGTTACTTCAAGATGGATACTTTGGGATATGCGGTGGCAAGACCAAAATTACAGATTTAAATACAAG CTGCACAACATTGACAGCTCAGAATCCAGGAAACTGTGACAGATTCAAAGTAGTGATTCCATTTGCAGGACAGACAATTACAT GGGAGGTGCTATTTGACTGTAACTATCCGGAAAGTCCACCAGATTTTATATTTGGATCAGAAGATCTTGACTTTTTCCCTGATATATACAGTTTAAAG AGTTTAGTGGAATGGGATTACAAAGACCCAAGTTGTTTGGGAAGAGTTATAGAAGAACTACTTTATCAATACAGGAAATATCAG GAAAATATCATAAATGGGACACATCGTCTAAAGTTTGAGTACAGTTCATTGGTTGAGGATACAGATATAAAGTCAGAAGATGTGGAAATACATGTTTCAAGGACAGAG AACAGAATGGGGCCCATCAATTTTCTGATGAAACTCCATGTAGACTTTGGAAGAATACCAGCCTATATTGTGAAG CTGGACCCAGGAGAAGATGCTGCTCTGTTACTTGTATCATTTAACAGTCCTGAGGGTACAAGAATTACACCGCAGTTGTATTTGTCACCAAGAGTAGAGAG agcACTTGGTGGATCAGCTAATCTGAGGATCCCAGGATTTCCTGTAGGCTCATGTCTCTCAGAATATGTTCCAGATGTTACACTTCTTCTTAAAAATAAG GTTGACCAGGTTGTTAAAAACTATGAAAAGAGAAAAGAGTACATAGCTGCATTTTTAAGTATGTTTGGAAG ATCTGTACTGGAATATGATGCTGAAGGCTTcactaaaatttcatttctttttgaatGGCACGacttcttttttattatcagCA TTGAATTACCAGCGTATTTTCCCAAGGATCAGCCATATTTAACATTCCAGTcagtttatcatgaaaataaagGGAAACCATACTTTGAGACCCATCAGGACGATTATCCCTACAGTCCCAGGTGGAGCGGACTTGAAATGGCAGACAGGACAAG GACATTTATATTAGACAACATTGGTGCCTTCCAGAGACAGTCAGTGAATGTTTGTGTAACTTGA